The following are encoded together in the Budorcas taxicolor isolate Tak-1 chromosome 4, Takin1.1, whole genome shotgun sequence genome:
- the TWIST1 gene encoding twist-related protein 1, giving the protein MMQDVSSSPVSPADDSLSNSEEEPDRQQPPSGKRGGRKRRSSRRSAGGGAGPGGAAGGGVGGGEEPGSPAQGKRGKKSAGCGGGGAGGGGSSSGGGSPQSYEELQTQRVMANVRERQRTQSLNEAFAALRKIIPTLPSDKLSKIQTLKLAARYIDFLYQVLQSDELDSKMASCSYVAHERLSYAFSVWRMEGAWSMSASH; this is encoded by the coding sequence ATGATGCAGGACGTGTCCAGCTCGCCAGTCTCGCCGGCCGACGACAGCCTGAGCAACAGCGAGGAGGAGCCGGACCGGCAGCAGCCCCCGAGCGGCAAGCGCGGGGGGCGCAAGCGGCGCAGCAGCCGGCGCAGCGCGGGGGGCGGCGCGGGGCCCGGCGGGGCCGCGGGCGGGGGCGTCGGAGGCggcgaggagcctggcagcccggCCCAAGGCAAGCGTGGCAAGAAGTCTGccggctgcggcggcggcggcgcgggcggcggcggcagcagcagcggcggcgggaGTCCGCAGTCCTACGAGGAGCTGCAGACGCAGCGGGTCATGGCCAATGTGCGGGAGCGCCAGCGCACGCAGTCACTGAACGAGGCGTTCGCCGCGCTGCGGAAGATCATCCCCACGCTGCCCTCTGACAAGCTGAGCAAGATCCAGACCCTCAAGTTGGCGGCCAGGTACATCGACTTCCTCTACCAGGTCCTACAGAGCGACGAGCTGGACTCCAAGATGGCAAGCTGCAGCTATGTGGCCCACGAGCGGCTCAGCTACGCCTTCTCGGTCTGGAGGATGGAGGGGGCCTGGTCCATGTCCGCGTCCCACTAG